The Brachybacterium huguangmaarense genome contains a region encoding:
- a CDS encoding histidine kinase produces MLTIAAFAFDFVVWGGQTHSWAGDDLPFPLMLVAILAVYAAIAFVRSPVPGFVAMIALGATGFGMDTYAGLGGLLVSIFLVSYRLQRRGAIFALLATIFPLANHVLVAARYLSDAGPAYIVSTAGTWFLAFLIAWGVGRFLARTERRLAATRQWAVQARDEALAAERLRISRDLHDSVAHALTGIVLQTAGVRAGLRRSTLSREQLDQALATIQEASEQSVREMHRLVGLLREDQAQDGGVNGVEEIPRLVENSRASGLDVVMQTVGDPVSIDTSIARAAFRVAQEGLSNAMRHGRPGAKAEVTVEWRPRSLAVSVRNGAGPSLADQDDGISLPSGGFGLIGLRERVAVLGGSLEAGPQGDSYLLRATMPLDGAPAPAVIPPKKEQK; encoded by the coding sequence GTGCTCACGATCGCGGCCTTCGCGTTCGACTTCGTGGTATGGGGCGGCCAGACGCATTCCTGGGCAGGTGACGACCTGCCCTTCCCCCTCATGCTTGTGGCGATCCTCGCCGTCTATGCCGCGATCGCCTTTGTCCGGTCGCCCGTTCCCGGGTTCGTCGCGATGATCGCTCTCGGTGCCACCGGGTTCGGAATGGACACCTACGCGGGCCTGGGGGGACTGCTCGTCTCGATATTCCTCGTGTCCTATCGCCTTCAGCGGCGCGGCGCGATCTTCGCTCTTCTGGCCACGATCTTCCCCCTCGCCAATCATGTGCTCGTGGCGGCCCGCTACCTGAGTGATGCGGGGCCTGCCTACATCGTCAGCACGGCCGGCACCTGGTTCCTCGCCTTTCTCATCGCCTGGGGGGTCGGCCGCTTCCTTGCGCGCACCGAACGTCGGCTCGCCGCGACGCGTCAATGGGCGGTTCAGGCCCGCGATGAGGCCCTCGCGGCGGAACGTCTGCGCATCAGCCGCGACCTGCACGATTCGGTCGCGCACGCCCTGACCGGCATCGTGCTCCAGACCGCCGGCGTGCGGGCGGGGCTCCGTCGCTCCACCCTGAGCCGCGAACAGCTGGACCAGGCCCTCGCCACCATCCAGGAGGCCTCCGAGCAGAGCGTCCGCGAGATGCACCGGCTGGTCGGCCTGCTCCGCGAGGACCAGGCGCAGGACGGCGGCGTGAACGGCGTCGAGGAGATCCCCCGGCTGGTCGAGAACTCCCGCGCGAGCGGCCTCGACGTCGTGATGCAGACCGTCGGAGATCCTGTCTCGATCGACACCAGCATCGCGCGCGCGGCCTTCCGGGTCGCGCAGGAGGGCCTGTCCAACGCGATGCGCCACGGCCGTCCCGGCGCGAAGGCGGAGGTCACCGTCGAGTGGCGCCCCCGCTCCCTCGCGGTCTCGGTCCGTAACGGCGCCGGCCCCTCCTTGGCGGATCAGGACGACGGCATCTCGCTCCCGAGCGGCGGCTTCGGCCTGATCGGCCTGCGCGAACGGGTCGCCGTTCTCGGCGGCTCGCTCGAGGCCGGACCGCAGGGCGACAGCTATCTGCTCCGTGCAACCATGCCTCTCGACGGCGCGCCTGCCCCGGCCGTCATCCCCCCGAAGAAGGAGCAGAAGTGA
- a CDS encoding response regulator produces the protein MTRVYIVDDQPMVRAGISMLLAGEDDLEVLGEAGSADDAIAEIRRLRPDVVLMDVRMPGTDGVSATRELVSDVGASPDQIIRVLIMTTFDDEDVVVRALQAGASGYLLKHASPTEIADAVRRVAAGDTWLDARAAARIVERLRPRTAVSRDISALLTPREQDVLRMVAAGLTNQEIRVRLNLSEATVKTHVARILLKTGSRDRAGAVALAYRSGFAQPDDPIPGTD, from the coding sequence GTGACGCGCGTCTACATCGTCGACGACCAGCCCATGGTGCGAGCGGGCATCTCGATGCTCCTCGCCGGAGAGGACGACCTCGAGGTGCTCGGCGAGGCGGGATCCGCCGACGACGCGATCGCGGAGATCCGTCGCCTGCGCCCCGATGTGGTCCTCATGGACGTGCGCATGCCGGGCACGGACGGCGTGAGCGCCACCCGGGAGCTGGTCTCCGACGTCGGGGCGAGCCCGGACCAGATCATCCGCGTGCTCATCATGACCACCTTCGACGACGAGGACGTCGTGGTCCGTGCGCTCCAGGCCGGTGCGAGCGGCTACCTGCTCAAGCACGCCTCCCCCACCGAGATCGCGGACGCCGTGCGCCGGGTCGCGGCCGGGGACACGTGGCTCGACGCCCGCGCCGCGGCACGGATCGTGGAGCGTCTGCGGCCGCGGACGGCGGTGAGCCGCGACATCTCCGCCCTCCTCACGCCGCGCGAGCAGGATGTGCTGCGCATGGTGGCGGCGGGGCTGACCAATCAGGAGATCCGCGTCCGCCTCAACCTGAGCGAGGCCACCGTGAAGACGCACGTGGCCCGGATCCTGCTCAAGACCGGGTCACGAGACCGGGCCGGAGCGGTCGCCCTGGCCTACCGCAGCGGCTTCGCCCAGCCGGACGATCCGATTCCGGGCACCGACTGA
- a CDS encoding GH25 family lysozyme: MPRYTRQQVLRRRRIAALILAALVLIVFVSCTAGLVRLVSHGGEAEATAAAEPTVDTGTDALTIPRTTTDASALSQLPSGESLRDGEVLGIDVSAHQGDIDWTTVRSAGVSFAYIKATEGVGHTDDTFASNWTSSRTAGIARGAYHYFTLCSSGADQAKAFLAAVPPDEGSLPPAVDLELDGSCTQEPDSSAVKEEVDAFVTAVEKAWGRRVVVYSSWEWRNRYTLPEETERPQWHTRDSRRPETDWDIWQVRFDARVDGIDSKVDLDVMDVAGLQDAASIDA, encoded by the coding sequence GTGCCCCGCTACACGAGGCAGCAGGTGCTCCGGAGACGGCGCATCGCCGCCCTGATCCTCGCCGCGCTCGTGCTCATCGTGTTCGTGTCGTGCACGGCGGGCCTCGTGCGCCTCGTCTCGCACGGTGGCGAGGCCGAGGCCACGGCGGCGGCCGAGCCGACGGTCGACACCGGCACGGACGCGCTCACGATCCCGCGCACCACGACCGACGCGAGCGCCCTCTCGCAGCTGCCGTCGGGGGAGTCGCTGCGCGACGGCGAGGTGCTCGGCATCGACGTCTCCGCCCACCAGGGGGACATCGACTGGACGACGGTCCGCTCCGCGGGCGTGTCCTTCGCCTACATCAAGGCCACCGAGGGCGTGGGCCACACCGACGACACCTTCGCGAGCAACTGGACGTCCTCGCGCACGGCCGGCATCGCACGCGGCGCCTACCACTACTTCACCTTGTGCTCCTCGGGCGCCGACCAGGCGAAGGCGTTCCTGGCGGCCGTGCCGCCCGACGAGGGGTCGCTCCCTCCGGCCGTCGACCTCGAGCTCGACGGCTCATGCACCCAGGAGCCGGACTCCTCCGCGGTCAAGGAGGAGGTCGACGCCTTCGTGACGGCCGTCGAGAAGGCGTGGGGGCGCCGTGTCGTCGTCTACTCGTCGTGGGAGTGGCGCAACCGCTACACCCTCCCGGAGGAGACCGAGCGGCCGCAGTGGCACACGCGCGACTCCCGGCGTCCCGAGACGGACTGGGATATCTGGCAGGTCCGGTTCGACGCGCGCGTCGACGGGATCGACTCCAAGGTCGATCTCGATGTCATGGACGTGGCGGGCCTGCAGGACGCCGCATCGATCGATGCCTGA